The Urbifossiella limnaea genome has a window encoding:
- a CDS encoding GspE/PulE family protein produces the protein MAKARGDFTDVLIKRKLISPDQLAEAESLAASTGIKLQDAFIKLQTLNTNEVMNAVAEHYGVQFIDLNEAEISKAVTELVPESVARENVVLPLSLEGNVLKIITADPSNYETIQKLQFILNKDVVPVLALQEQIQEAINKNYGQTETESVDSMLVEFTDTAIEFTQTESIASLANAEESDAPVVKLCNLVIQEAVNLRASDIHIEPFADRVRVRYRIDGVLVERDAAPRRLLAPFLSRLKIMGSIDISEKRRPQDGRIKMSIQGKHFDLRVSMLPSVHGQSAVMRILDRGNIQVNIRDLGFSEEDYIRFQQIIKRPNGIFLVTGPTGSGKTTTLYSALNELNRPDRKIITAEDPVEYYLPGINQVEVKHGIGLDFARIIRAMLRQAPNIILVGEIRDKETAEIAVQASLTGHLVFSTLHTNDAPSAVTRLADIGVPPFLIASSVIAIMGQRLVRVNCVKCKEPYMPPANELRAAGISQEQIAKATPMKGRGCNHCRQTGYRGRQGIFEMLKMSSIIRELTFAQAPTQEIRRKARAGGMRTLLEDGCLKILKGTTTADEVLSTCHAEQLTVDAH, from the coding sequence ATGGCCAAGGCCCGCGGCGATTTCACCGACGTGCTCATCAAGCGGAAGCTCATCAGCCCCGACCAACTGGCCGAGGCCGAGAGCCTCGCCGCCAGCACCGGCATCAAGCTGCAGGACGCCTTCATCAAGCTCCAGACGCTCAACACCAACGAGGTGATGAACGCCGTCGCCGAGCACTACGGCGTCCAGTTCATCGACCTGAACGAGGCCGAGATCAGCAAGGCCGTCACCGAACTCGTCCCCGAGTCGGTGGCCCGCGAGAACGTCGTCCTGCCGCTGTCGCTGGAAGGGAACGTCCTCAAGATCATCACCGCAGACCCGTCCAACTACGAAACCATTCAGAAGCTCCAGTTCATTCTGAACAAGGACGTGGTGCCGGTGCTCGCCCTCCAGGAGCAGATTCAGGAGGCCATCAACAAGAACTACGGTCAGACGGAAACCGAGTCGGTCGACTCGATGCTCGTCGAGTTCACCGACACCGCCATCGAGTTCACCCAGACGGAGTCGATCGCCAGCCTGGCCAACGCCGAGGAGTCGGACGCCCCGGTCGTGAAGCTCTGTAACCTCGTCATTCAAGAGGCCGTCAATCTCCGGGCGTCCGACATCCACATCGAACCGTTTGCCGACCGGGTGAGGGTCCGCTACCGGATCGACGGCGTTCTCGTCGAGCGCGACGCCGCTCCCCGGCGGTTGCTCGCCCCCTTTCTCTCGCGTTTGAAGATCATGGGGAGCATCGACATCTCGGAGAAGCGCCGCCCGCAGGACGGCCGCATCAAGATGTCGATTCAGGGGAAGCACTTCGACCTGCGTGTGAGTATGCTCCCGTCGGTTCACGGACAGTCGGCTGTGATGCGCATCCTGGACCGCGGCAACATCCAGGTGAACATTCGAGACCTCGGCTTCTCCGAGGAGGACTACATCCGCTTCCAACAGATCATCAAGCGGCCGAACGGCATCTTCCTGGTCACCGGCCCGACCGGGTCCGGGAAGACGACGACGCTCTACTCGGCGCTCAACGAACTGAACCGGCCGGACCGCAAGATCATCACCGCGGAAGACCCCGTCGAGTACTACCTTCCCGGCATCAACCAGGTTGAGGTGAAGCACGGCATCGGGCTCGACTTCGCGCGCATCATCCGGGCGATGCTGCGGCAGGCGCCCAACATTATCCTCGTCGGAGAAATCCGCGACAAAGAGACCGCGGAAATCGCCGTTCAAGCCTCGCTGACCGGACACTTGGTTTTCAGTACACTCCACACGAACGATGCGCCCAGCGCCGTGACCCGCCTCGCGGACATCGGGGTACCGCCATTCCTGATCGCCAGCTCCGTGATCGCCATCATGGGGCAGCGGCTCGTGCGTGTGAACTGCGTCAAGTGCAAGGAACCCTACATGCCTCCTGCCAACGAGTTGCGAGCCGCCGGCATCTCGCAGGAACAGATAGCCAAGGCCACGCCGATGAAGGGCCGCGGCTGTAACCACTGTCGTCAGACGGGTTACCGCGGCCGGCAGGGCATCTTCGAGATGCTGAAGATGAGTTCCATCATCCGCGAACTGACGTTCGCGCAGGCTCCGACTCAGGAGATTCGCCGCAAGGCTCGCGCCGGCGGCATGCGGACGTTGCTGGAAGACGGTTGCCTGAAAATCCTTAAGGGGACGACGACCGCGGACGAGGTGCTCAGCACCTGCCACGCCGAGCAACTGACGGTAGACGCCCACTGA
- a CDS encoding type IV pilus twitching motility protein PilT has translation MASVSMEKLLATVIQIKASDLHISVGQPPVVRHQGRMRKLDAKVLDNDDTTGLMKSITPDRCQQELQQKGGADFAIEYVDGYRFRVAVFKQKGTIGMVLRRIPSQFLTFEQLRTPEVIRQLIVRPRGLILVTGPTGSGKTTSLASMINFLNDNYDRHIITLEDPIEYYHKHKKSTVNQREIGIDVPDFKEGIRRALRMDPDTILVGEMRDLETIRAALEAAETGHLVFGTLHTSGAASTVDRVVTVFPENEQDQIRTQLAGSLIGVLSQALMPKKPEGLIAAYEMMVVTPAIRNLIRENKTYRINSSVQTGRKHGMFLLDDCLFRMWREDLIEKEEALLKASNPAELAAKIAQAERGLMDDDEEGGDDEEDEDDDDDDEDEDDDDDDDDGPKRRRR, from the coding sequence GTGGCTTCGGTCTCCATGGAGAAGTTGCTGGCGACGGTCATCCAGATCAAGGCCAGCGACCTCCACATCAGCGTCGGTCAGCCTCCCGTCGTCCGGCACCAGGGCCGGATGCGGAAGCTCGACGCCAAAGTATTGGACAACGACGACACCACCGGCCTGATGAAGAGCATCACGCCGGACCGCTGCCAGCAGGAGCTCCAGCAAAAGGGCGGAGCCGACTTCGCCATCGAGTACGTCGACGGGTACCGGTTCCGGGTGGCGGTGTTCAAGCAGAAGGGGACCATCGGCATGGTCCTCCGCCGCATCCCGAGTCAGTTCTTGACGTTCGAGCAGTTGCGGACGCCGGAAGTTATCCGCCAGTTGATCGTGCGGCCCCGCGGGCTGATCCTCGTCACCGGCCCCACTGGGTCCGGCAAGACGACCAGCTTGGCGAGCATGATCAACTTCCTCAACGACAACTACGACCGGCACATCATCACGCTGGAAGACCCGATCGAGTACTACCACAAGCACAAGAAGAGCACCGTCAACCAGCGCGAGATCGGCATCGACGTGCCGGACTTCAAGGAGGGCATCCGCCGCGCCCTCCGGATGGACCCCGACACCATCCTCGTCGGCGAAATGCGCGACCTCGAAACCATCCGCGCCGCCCTCGAAGCCGCCGAGACGGGACACCTGGTGTTCGGCACGCTGCACACCTCGGGGGCCGCCTCGACCGTGGACCGCGTCGTGACGGTGTTCCCCGAGAACGAGCAGGACCAGATTCGCACGCAGCTGGCCGGGTCGCTCATCGGCGTCCTGTCGCAGGCGCTGATGCCGAAGAAGCCGGAGGGGCTGATCGCGGCCTACGAGATGATGGTGGTGACGCCCGCCATCCGCAACTTGATCCGCGAGAACAAGACGTACCGCATCAACTCGTCGGTGCAGACCGGCCGCAAGCACGGCATGTTCCTGCTGGACGACTGCCTGTTCCGCATGTGGCGGGAGGACCTGATCGAGAAGGAAGAGGCGCTCCTGAAGGCCTCCAACCCTGCTGAGTTGGCCGCGAAGATCGCGCAAGCCGAGCGTGGCCTGATGGACGACGACGAGGAGGGCGGCGACGACGAGGAGGATGAGGACGACGACGATGACGACGAGGATGAGGACGACGACGATGACGACGACGACGGCCCCAAGCGTCGGCGGCGGTAG
- a CDS encoding GspE/PulE family protein: MPPTPNDPKKPMPPATPGQKPPAAGNGPPVPKPAQPGQPAPKPVVGPAKPGIPVPGSAKPGQPARPGIPAKPPAAAQPPAKKPAAPKPKFTHIDANTKLLGQKLVDLGALDEAQLESIFEEMRVTEGTLTDILKERGLANDDQLLQATAEAHGMRVANVEETKPTPEAVKLVTRQMAELYRLCPVSFEQNVLTVAMSDPNNLQAMDDLKNLLGIPTVTPLLAPAKQIEGLIERAYSTSKEESMTTLLAELESDPTIGAASMRRETSIDLDDAIELANSSPVRKLINMVLLMAIRDKASDIHFEPFEEEYKMRYKCDGVLYEMVPPPRHLATAIASRIKVMANLDIAERRLPQDGKIELNLGGNRIDMRVSVLPTLFGESTVIRVLDKSAVGLSLDRIGMPQVILTQFRQVIKKPNGIVLVTGPTGSGKTTTLYSALSELNDLETKIITTEDPVEYEIDGIIQCPINHEIDLTFAAALRAILRQDPDVILVGEIRDLETAQIAIQASLTGHLVFSTLHTNDAPSSVTRLRDMGVEPFLITACVEAIQAQRLVRKICQACKTPYTPTREQVMELAVAPDTMAGKEFFYGEGCAKCNNLGFKGRTGLYELMMIDDNIRDMISRGGSTDQMKVYLRKLGVQTLRESGIEALLNGVTTLDEVVRETVMED; this comes from the coding sequence ATGCCCCCGACGCCGAACGACCCGAAGAAGCCGATGCCGCCCGCCACGCCCGGCCAGAAGCCGCCGGCGGCAGGGAACGGCCCGCCCGTGCCGAAGCCCGCTCAGCCGGGCCAGCCTGCGCCGAAGCCCGTCGTCGGCCCGGCCAAGCCCGGCATCCCTGTACCGGGCTCCGCCAAGCCCGGCCAGCCGGCCAGGCCGGGCATCCCGGCGAAGCCGCCCGCCGCGGCCCAACCGCCCGCCAAGAAGCCGGCCGCGCCGAAGCCGAAGTTCACGCACATCGACGCCAACACCAAGCTCCTCGGGCAGAAGCTCGTGGACCTCGGGGCCCTCGACGAGGCGCAGCTCGAGTCGATCTTCGAGGAGATGCGCGTCACCGAGGGGACGCTCACCGACATCCTCAAGGAGCGCGGCCTCGCCAACGACGACCAGCTGCTACAGGCCACGGCCGAGGCGCACGGCATGCGCGTCGCCAACGTCGAGGAGACGAAGCCGACGCCCGAGGCCGTCAAGTTGGTCACCCGGCAGATGGCCGAGCTGTACCGGCTGTGCCCGGTGTCGTTCGAGCAGAACGTCCTCACCGTGGCGATGTCCGACCCCAACAACCTTCAGGCCATGGACGACCTGAAGAACCTGCTGGGCATCCCCACCGTCACGCCGCTGCTGGCGCCGGCGAAGCAGATCGAGGGGCTGATCGAGCGGGCGTACTCCACCTCGAAGGAGGAGTCGATGACGACGCTCCTCGCCGAGCTGGAGAGCGACCCGACCATCGGCGCGGCGTCGATGCGGCGCGAGACGAGCATCGACCTCGACGACGCCATCGAACTGGCGAACTCGTCCCCGGTCCGGAAGCTCATCAACATGGTGCTGTTGATGGCCATCCGCGACAAGGCGTCCGACATCCACTTCGAGCCGTTCGAAGAGGAGTACAAGATGCGCTACAAGTGCGACGGGGTGCTGTACGAGATGGTGCCGCCGCCGCGCCACCTCGCCACCGCAATCGCCAGCCGCATCAAGGTCATGGCCAACCTCGACATCGCCGAGCGGCGGCTGCCGCAGGACGGCAAGATCGAGCTAAACCTCGGCGGCAACCGCATCGACATGCGCGTGTCGGTGCTGCCGACGCTGTTCGGCGAGAGCACCGTCATCCGGGTGCTGGACAAGTCGGCCGTCGGCTTGAGCCTGGACCGCATCGGCATGCCGCAAGTGATCCTCACCCAGTTCCGCCAGGTCATCAAGAAGCCGAACGGCATCGTGCTGGTGACAGGCCCGACCGGCTCGGGCAAGACGACGACGCTGTACTCGGCCCTGTCCGAGCTGAACGACCTGGAAACCAAGATCATCACGACCGAAGACCCGGTCGAGTACGAGATCGACGGCATCATCCAGTGCCCGATCAACCACGAGATCGACCTGACGTTCGCGGCCGCGCTGCGGGCCATCCTGCGGCAAGACCCCGACGTGATCCTCGTCGGCGAGATCCGCGACCTAGAGACGGCCCAGATCGCCATCCAGGCGTCGCTGACCGGGCACCTGGTGTTCAGCACGCTCCACACGAACGACGCCCCGAGCTCGGTGACCCGGCTGCGCGACATGGGCGTCGAGCCGTTCCTCATCACCGCGTGCGTGGAGGCAATCCAGGCCCAGCGGCTGGTGCGGAAGATTTGCCAGGCGTGCAAGACGCCGTACACGCCGACGCGCGAGCAGGTCATGGAGCTGGCGGTCGCCCCCGACACGATGGCCGGGAAGGAGTTCTTCTACGGCGAGGGGTGCGCCAAGTGCAATAACCTCGGCTTCAAGGGCCGCACCGGCCTCTACGAGCTGATGATGATCGACGACAACATCCGCGACATGATCAGCCGCGGCGGCAGCACCGACCAGATGAAGGTGTACCTCCGCAAACTCGGCGTGCAGACGTTGCGCGAGTCGGGCATCGAGGCGCTGCTCAACGGCGTCACCACGCTCGACGAGGTGGTGCGCGAGACGGTGATGGAAGACTAG
- a CDS encoding type II secretion system F family protein has translation MPTFKYEAMDTSGAEVKDSIEATNEEEASQKIKAKGYFVTKLTATDKGKKGKKKAKTGKSRKTFTIGGVSSKALVTFTRQLSTLQDAGLPVLRSLRILERQMKPSVLKNALIDVVEDVESGSSLSEALGRHPKVFSRLYVNMVRAGEAGGALEVILQRLAEFLEKGQTLKRKVVGAMVYPAVVIFVAVAILTFIMVAIIPKFKKIFDEFGLTLPWATQTLIKVSTWMSDYWWTIPMFPLSVYLLIKLIRLSRAGTYALDRALLWVPILGDLIEKTIVSRTMRTLGTLISSGVPILEAINIVKETANNAVFERMFQRVLESIREGETIADPLRESRLVDDMVTNMVEVGEETGDLDTMLYKVADFYDELVDTLVKSLISLLEPIMIVFLGFTIGAIVISLFLPLIKLLEGLSK, from the coding sequence ATGCCGACTTTCAAGTACGAAGCGATGGACACCTCCGGGGCGGAGGTGAAGGACTCGATCGAGGCGACGAACGAGGAGGAGGCGTCGCAGAAGATCAAGGCCAAGGGCTACTTCGTCACCAAGCTCACGGCCACCGACAAGGGGAAGAAGGGGAAGAAGAAAGCCAAGACCGGCAAGAGCCGCAAGACGTTCACCATCGGCGGCGTCTCGTCGAAGGCGCTCGTCACCTTCACCCGCCAGCTCTCGACGCTCCAGGACGCCGGCCTCCCGGTCCTCCGGTCGCTCCGCATCCTCGAGCGGCAGATGAAGCCGTCGGTGCTGAAGAACGCGCTCATCGACGTGGTCGAGGACGTGGAGAGCGGCTCCAGCCTGTCCGAGGCGCTCGGCCGGCACCCGAAGGTGTTCAGCCGGCTGTACGTCAACATGGTCCGCGCCGGTGAGGCCGGCGGTGCGCTCGAAGTGATTCTGCAGCGCCTGGCCGAGTTCCTCGAAAAGGGGCAGACGCTCAAGCGGAAAGTCGTCGGGGCGATGGTGTACCCCGCGGTCGTGATCTTCGTCGCGGTGGCGATCCTCACCTTCATCATGGTGGCGATCATCCCCAAGTTTAAGAAGATTTTCGACGAGTTCGGGCTGACCCTGCCGTGGGCCACCCAGACGCTCATCAAGGTGAGCACCTGGATGAGCGACTACTGGTGGACGATCCCGATGTTCCCCCTGAGCGTGTACCTGCTCATCAAGCTGATCCGCCTCAGCCGGGCCGGGACCTACGCCCTCGACCGAGCCTTACTCTGGGTGCCCATCCTCGGCGACCTGATCGAGAAGACGATCGTGTCGCGCACCATGCGCACGCTCGGCACGCTCATCAGCTCGGGCGTGCCGATCCTGGAGGCCATCAACATCGTGAAGGAGACGGCCAACAACGCCGTCTTCGAGCGGATGTTCCAGCGGGTGCTGGAGAGCATCCGCGAGGGCGAGACGATCGCCGACCCGCTCCGCGAGAGCCGCCTCGTGGACGACATGGTGACGAACATGGTCGAGGTCGGCGAGGAGACCGGCGACCTGGACACGATGCTGTACAAGGTGGCGGACTTCTACGACGAGCTCGTGGACACGCTGGTGAAGTCGCTGATCTCGCTGCTGGAGCCGATCATGATCGTGTTCCTCGGCTTCACCATCGGGGCCATCGTGATCTCGCTGTTCCTGCCGCTGATCAAGCTGCTCGAGGGGTTGAGCAAGTAA
- a CDS encoding type II secretion system protein has product MIRHAAPRRGFTMIELLVVIAIIAILAGLLVVVIGKVSRTAKTAETAADIGQIASAISTYKSKMNVGYIPSCGAGGTGGGLFRLRSLYAGNEPEAVYLKQVWPQLPGCTGVKGESTGLPDADLDCNQTLVFFLTGGDVTEFQGFSTNRTNPFTKVAVGSTESRIGPFLTFKANRYAPGTAVTGADKRFSSLLDTFGSPFAYFAFNPYVNTYKAPHPTTGAYTVDQGFAFNGTTVMPYILNNKYLEPKGFQIISAGDNGKDDQTTPGTFGFGSGGTAWTPGAGEYAEGMRGADDIANFNGNGKLITQN; this is encoded by the coding sequence ATGATCCGGCACGCCGCCCCCCGCCGGGGCTTCACGATGATCGAACTACTGGTCGTGATCGCAATCATCGCGATTCTGGCCGGCCTACTCGTCGTCGTCATCGGGAAAGTCAGTCGCACGGCCAAGACCGCCGAGACGGCTGCCGACATCGGCCAGATCGCCAGTGCGATCAGCACGTACAAGTCGAAGATGAACGTCGGCTACATCCCGTCGTGTGGGGCCGGCGGCACCGGTGGCGGCCTGTTCCGGCTGCGGAGCCTGTACGCCGGGAACGAGCCCGAGGCGGTGTACCTGAAGCAGGTGTGGCCGCAGTTGCCGGGTTGCACGGGGGTGAAAGGCGAGAGCACCGGTCTGCCTGACGCCGACCTCGATTGTAATCAGACGCTTGTTTTCTTCCTGACCGGCGGCGACGTGACCGAGTTCCAGGGTTTCTCGACGAACAGGACGAATCCGTTCACCAAGGTGGCCGTCGGCTCCACCGAGAGCCGCATCGGGCCGTTCTTGACGTTCAAGGCGAACCGCTACGCCCCGGGCACCGCTGTGACTGGAGCGGACAAGAGATTCTCCTCGCTGCTCGACACGTTCGGCTCGCCGTTCGCGTACTTCGCGTTCAACCCGTACGTGAATACGTACAAGGCGCCGCACCCCACGACCGGGGCGTACACCGTTGACCAGGGGTTCGCGTTCAACGGCACGACGGTCATGCCGTACATCCTGAACAACAAATACCTGGAGCCGAAGGGCTTCCAGATCATTTCGGCCGGCGACAACGGCAAGGACGACCAGACCACGCCGGGCACCTTCGGCTTCGGGTCTGGCGGTACGGCGTGGACGCCTGGTGCCGGTGAGTATGCCGAGGGGATGCGTGGTGCCGACGACATCGCCAACTTCAACGGCAACGGCAAGCTGATCACCCAGAACTGA
- a CDS encoding prepilin-type N-terminal cleavage/methylation domain-containing protein, which translates to MRRGQRRAGRAGFTLVELLVVIAILALLAALVAAGIGKVREGAQSSVTTQTLVKLQKAIDNQWRVTCDKCRDDRRTFATPNKQPDFVKMVTICDNDVDRAEALWMFLNLRREMPESFAEARSDVTLTGNGVTVTIPRSSAFKEIQNNLTAGGQPEEESAALLYIILGKGARGANFSIDDAMQGAQTSLNFSNGLSLPAFKDGFSNYVAFKRFYQSPELNSPEYSRGRNTAMLQKGVDPMDDPLDDRGKLKLWANTTVKTAAVAAVFNPVNLQTFDGRNRIATPISAGPDSRDQTDGQKHLAFRPPNDNDNTYGYRVLRDGNKE; encoded by the coding sequence ATGCGCCGCGGACAGCGCCGGGCCGGCCGGGCCGGCTTCACCCTGGTCGAACTGCTGGTCGTCATCGCCATCCTGGCGCTGCTGGCCGCGCTCGTCGCGGCCGGCATCGGCAAGGTGCGCGAGGGCGCCCAGAGCAGCGTGACCACGCAGACGCTCGTGAAGCTGCAGAAGGCCATCGACAACCAGTGGCGGGTGACCTGCGACAAGTGCCGCGACGACCGGCGGACCTTCGCCACGCCGAACAAGCAGCCGGACTTCGTGAAGATGGTGACGATCTGCGACAACGACGTGGACCGGGCCGAGGCGCTGTGGATGTTCCTGAACCTCCGCCGCGAGATGCCCGAGAGCTTCGCCGAGGCCCGGTCCGACGTGACGCTCACCGGCAACGGCGTGACGGTCACAATTCCGAGGTCGTCGGCGTTCAAGGAGATCCAGAACAACCTCACGGCCGGCGGACAGCCTGAAGAGGAGTCGGCGGCACTGCTGTACATCATCCTCGGCAAGGGCGCCCGAGGGGCGAACTTCTCCATCGACGACGCCATGCAGGGGGCGCAGACCTCGCTCAACTTCAGCAACGGGCTGTCGCTGCCGGCGTTCAAGGACGGGTTCAGTAACTACGTCGCGTTCAAGCGATTCTACCAGAGCCCCGAGTTGAACTCGCCCGAGTACAGCCGCGGCCGCAACACCGCGATGCTCCAGAAGGGCGTGGACCCGATGGACGACCCGCTCGACGACCGCGGCAAACTCAAGCTCTGGGCTAACACGACGGTCAAGACGGCGGCCGTGGCGGCAGTCTTTAATCCCGTCAACCTTCAGACGTTCGACGGCCGGAACCGCATCGCCACGCCGATCTCGGCCGGGCCGGACAGTCGGGATCAGACGGACGGCCAGAAGCACCTGGCGTTCCGCCCGCCGAACGACAACGACAACACGTACGGCTACCGGGTCCTCCGCGACGGGAACAAGGAGTAG
- a CDS encoding prepilin-type N-terminal cleavage/methylation domain-containing protein translates to MTRHRSGRRAGFTLVELLVAIAIIVVLAAISAAVLPSIVEQDRTTDAAATIRQHLMIAKARATRESNGRGVRFILDSGLSDPSRLSGVDASGFVYGALLSTEMQYIEAAPTIVPNPLGLTTRDPVTGLDPAYVEFDPTTSACTLFNLDPLSEAILVMQNDLAARWFPKLYCPVLGPDAFGRTQRFEIHRLTQQGSSRNWTVVLDRQPHSLIGAGTTERVYRFAIEPRSRALLGEPNIPLPKNVCVDLNQFVSLPGARVVNGQPIDFEVMFAPSGQVVDPVSAGQIYLWVRDYTKTNPTTGKPLDMRPALPNAGNLAAAFDYGNQFQFEIGGDQQLVAIKAKTGAMGVFPVNWPNATGIYATTPGPYTLAAKDSSSP, encoded by the coding sequence ATGACGCGGCACCGCTCCGGCCGCCGGGCCGGCTTCACGCTCGTCGAGCTGCTGGTGGCAATCGCCATCATCGTCGTGCTGGCCGCGATCAGCGCCGCCGTCCTCCCGTCGATCGTGGAGCAGGACCGCACGACGGACGCGGCGGCGACGATCCGCCAGCACCTGATGATCGCCAAGGCTCGCGCCACCCGCGAGAGCAACGGCCGCGGCGTCCGGTTCATCCTGGACAGCGGCCTGAGCGACCCGTCCCGGCTGTCGGGCGTGGACGCCAGCGGGTTCGTGTACGGCGCGCTGCTGAGCACCGAGATGCAGTACATCGAGGCCGCCCCGACCATCGTGCCCAACCCGCTCGGGTTGACGACACGAGACCCGGTCACGGGGTTGGATCCGGCTTACGTCGAGTTCGACCCGACCACGAGCGCCTGCACGCTGTTCAACCTCGACCCGCTGTCCGAGGCGATCCTGGTGATGCAGAACGACCTGGCCGCCCGGTGGTTCCCGAAGCTGTACTGCCCGGTACTCGGGCCGGACGCCTTCGGCCGCACCCAGCGCTTCGAGATCCACCGGCTGACGCAGCAGGGCAGTTCGAGGAACTGGACGGTGGTGCTGGACCGCCAGCCGCACAGCCTGATCGGGGCCGGCACCACGGAGCGCGTGTACCGGTTCGCCATTGAGCCGCGGTCGCGGGCGCTGCTCGGCGAGCCGAACATCCCGCTCCCGAAGAACGTGTGCGTGGACCTGAACCAGTTCGTGAGCCTCCCCGGGGCGCGGGTGGTGAACGGCCAGCCGATCGACTTCGAGGTCATGTTCGCGCCGAGCGGGCAGGTCGTGGACCCGGTCTCGGCCGGGCAGATCTACCTCTGGGTGCGCGACTATACGAAGACGAACCCCACGACCGGCAAGCCGCTGGACATGCGGCCGGCGTTGCCGAACGCGGGCAACCTCGCCGCGGCGTTCGACTACGGGAACCAGTTCCAGTTCGAGATCGGCGGCGACCAGCAGCTGGTGGCGATCAAGGCCAAGACCGGGGCCATGGGCGTGTTTCCGGTGAACTGGCCGAACGCCACCGGCATCTACGCCACCACACCCGGGCCGTACACGCTGGCGGCCAAGGACTCGAGCTCCCCGTGA
- a CDS encoding type II secretion system protein codes for MSRRPGLSLTEVLVALFIMGIGTIAVLTLFPLGALNMAQAFRDDRCTQGAAQADAFLRSYVRERIDTGRLTPAPPGGEGFYEALTSPDQKKTFSNYFVGDDSGGSISYPVLIDPIGFKARGGTTDAGGVQATNTWFGADNGFGDGITTPHTTALSRRTLRSVLAQPVGNQQALAIRICSLLDGLGYETTGLPATVGGTIDRDGRYNWMWLVQRHSGTATSPVTVTVVVFDKRAPGYAPTGVPLETVWNPTYAVPEVPSLLQRGETKLQFAGSYATNTLPNVQRGGWLLDSSIALINRPPTGAPVVVPFRSTGNPPAGAQMWIRNANFYRVVSVTETPTGIDVELETPLKTDTGWKTNDPQLPLSERRFTYFSGVAEVFVRDRPLDLN; via the coding sequence ATGAGCCGCCGACCCGGGCTGTCGCTGACCGAGGTACTGGTCGCCCTGTTCATCATGGGCATCGGCACGATCGCCGTGCTCACGCTGTTCCCGCTGGGCGCGTTGAACATGGCGCAGGCCTTCCGGGACGACCGCTGCACGCAGGGCGCGGCGCAGGCCGACGCATTCCTCCGCAGTTACGTCCGCGAGCGGATCGACACCGGCCGACTGACGCCCGCGCCGCCGGGTGGCGAGGGCTTCTACGAGGCGCTGACCAGCCCCGACCAGAAGAAGACGTTCAGCAACTACTTCGTGGGCGACGACAGTGGCGGCAGCATCAGCTACCCGGTGCTGATCGACCCGATCGGGTTCAAAGCCCGTGGCGGCACCACTGACGCAGGCGGCGTGCAAGCGACCAACACCTGGTTCGGCGCCGACAACGGCTTCGGCGACGGAATCACAACTCCCCATACGACCGCCCTGAGCCGTCGCACGCTCCGGTCGGTCCTCGCCCAACCGGTCGGCAACCAGCAGGCGCTGGCCATCCGCATCTGCTCCCTGCTCGACGGCCTCGGGTACGAAACGACCGGCCTGCCGGCGACCGTGGGCGGCACGATTGACCGCGACGGGCGCTACAACTGGATGTGGCTCGTACAGCGGCACTCCGGTACCGCGACCTCACCGGTGACGGTGACGGTGGTGGTGTTCGACAAGCGCGCCCCCGGCTACGCCCCGACCGGCGTGCCGCTGGAGACGGTGTGGAATCCGACCTACGCCGTGCCGGAGGTGCCGAGCTTGCTGCAGCGCGGCGAGACCAAGTTGCAGTTCGCCGGCTCCTACGCGACCAACACGCTGCCGAACGTGCAGCGAGGCGGCTGGCTACTGGACTCCAGCATCGCCCTCATCAACCGGCCGCCCACGGGCGCCCCGGTGGTAGTGCCGTTCCGCTCGACGGGCAACCCGCCGGCCGGTGCGCAGATGTGGATTCGGAACGCGAACTTCTACCGCGTCGTGAGCGTGACCGAGACCCCGACGGGGATCGACGTGGAGTTGGAGACGCCCCTGAAGACCGACACGGGCTGGAAGACGAACGACCCGCAGTTGCCCCTGTCGGAACGCCGCTTCACGTACTTCAGCGGCGTGGCCGAGGTGTTCGTGCGCGACCGCCCGCTCGACCTGAACTGA